GCTCCTGGGCCGCGCGCCTCGTCGTCGCCCACGAGGACAAGGATTCCTCGCTGCGCGCGCTGCACGATCGCCGCACCACCCTCTACGGCGTGATCGAAGGCCAGATCGGCACCGCCGGCGCGCTCACCGCGGGATTCAGCTACGCGGACTCCCTGCAGCGCTCGCCCTTCTGGGGCTCGCTGACGCTCATGCGCGCCGACGGCAGCCAAGCCGAGTTCGATACCTCTGCCTCGCCCTCGCAGGACTGGACCCGCTGGGCGCTGCGTTCCGCCAACGCCTTCGTCGAGTATGCGCACACCCTTTCGCCCGACTGGGAAGCCAAGCTCACCTACAATCACCGCACCGGCAACGAGGCCGTGAAACTCTTCTACGCCTACTCGCTCACCGGCGCCCTCAACGCCGATGGCACCGGCCTCTACGGCTGGCCCTACCGCAGCGATTCCGAATCCCGCAGCGACATCGTCGACGCCAATCTCAACGGCCGCTTCAGCGCCTTCGGCCGCCGGCACGAGGCAATCGCCGGCCTCAGTGTTTCGCGGCAGAAAACCTACTCCGAATATTACTCGATCGTCAGCTCGCACAGCACCGTGCTCCCGGCCTTCCCCTACGCCGGCGACGTCTATGCCGAACCCGTCTGGGGCGCGACCAGCGTCGGCAACGACGGCAACCAGGAGCTCGCCCGCGTCTACGCCGCCACTCGTCTTTCCCTCACGGACCGGCTCAAGGCCATCGCCGGCCTGAACGCCATCCGCCTCAACCGCGACGGCACCTCGATCTACGGCGGCGGCGTCAACCTCGACAACGAGACCACCGAAAAGATCAGCCCCTACGCCGGCCTCACCTACGACCTGACTCCCACCGTCCTCGCCTACGCCTCCTACTCCGACATCTTCCAGGCCCAGGATCAGCGCGACGTGAACGGCCGCTTCCTCGCCCCGATGAAAGGCGTCAACGCCGAGATCGGCCTCAAAGCCGAGTGGCTGAAACGCCGCCTGCTGACGACCGTCGCCGTTTTCGACGCCAAGCAAAAGGGCCTCGCCACCGAAGCCGGCTTCGACCCGGTCGCCCAACAATCCTACTACGCGCCGAAGGACGTGCACTCGCGCGGCGTCGAACTGGAGGCCACCGGCCGCGTCACCTCCAACACCAATCTGACCGCCGGCTTCACGCGCATGGAGCTAACCGGTCCCGACGGCGCCGACATCTACGAATGGGTTCCGCGCACCATCGTCAGCCTGCGCGCCGACACGCGCCTGCCGGGACTGCCTCAGTTCAAATTCGGCGCGGGCCTGCGCTGGCAATCCGACGTCTTCAAGACCGGCGCGGTGCGGCAGAATTCCTACCTGCTCGTCAACAGCTTCGCCGCCTACGAATTGACCAAGCGCGCTACCCTGCGCCTCAACATCGATAATCTCACCGACGAGAAATACCTGCGCACCGTGCAATACGGCGCGATCTACGGCGCGCCGCGTCA
This window of the Candidatus Didemnitutus sp. genome carries:
- a CDS encoding TonB-dependent siderophore receptor → MRNHTCRLSGFRLTLATLALGVATSLPAQTAPSDAPVALDSFTVTAKREHRTSKGATNLPLTIKDTPQSISTIDQETMSDFATTDSNEALRLGTGLTVDAWETNRTSYSSRGFDIMLTQVDGLGMTNDWGLVVGQQDTYLFDRIELIRGANGLLTGVGNASGTINYVRKRPTNHDGGELVVRTGSHDLRRAALDYNQVLTASGSWAARLVVAHEDKDSSLRALHDRRTTLYGVIEGQIGTAGALTAGFSYADSLQRSPFWGSLTLMRADGSQAEFDTSASPSQDWTRWALRSANAFVEYAHTLSPDWEAKLTYNHRTGNEAVKLFYAYSLTGALNADGTGLYGWPYRSDSESRSDIVDANLNGRFSAFGRRHEAIAGLSVSRQKTYSEYYSIVSSHSTVLPAFPYAGDVYAEPVWGATSVGNDGNQELARVYAATRLSLTDRLKAIAGLNAIRLNRDGTSIYGGGVNLDNETTEKISPYAGLTYDLTPTVLAYASYSDIFQAQDQRDVNGRFLAPMKGVNAEIGLKAEWLKRRLLTTVAVFDAKQKGLATEAGFDPVAQQSYYAPKDVHSRGVELEATGRVTSNTNLTAGFTRMELTGPDGADIYEWVPRTIVSLRADTRLPGLPQFKFGAGLRWQSDVFKTGAVRQNSYLLVNSFAAYELTKRATLRLNIDNLTDEKYLRTVQYGAIYGAPRQFSVSLEYKL